One segment of Capillibacterium thermochitinicola DNA contains the following:
- a CDS encoding BglG family transcription antiterminator, whose protein sequence is MPAEYAVIKPFNNNVVLAKHQGTEKILIKKGIGFSAKPGDRIPADTDFERVFVIENPETSQRFKQIVAENDARLVGVCEEILHMISSATGEPLDEELHVRLTDHIAFTVFRLQNNDQIENPFMIEIETLYPQELALAKEAIKMLEKALNLQIPEDEAGFIALHIHSLKTRDKLSNSVKYAYICNSALEIIEDELGIAVDRKSLDYARFASHIRYAVERIIKGNPIKNELLPAIKKTYKDSYRLAKLVGKMMEEELYAEVPQEELGYLTLHIERLKNALDN, encoded by the coding sequence ATGCCGGCCGAATACGCGGTGATTAAACCTTTCAACAATAATGTGGTTTTGGCTAAGCACCAAGGCACCGAAAAGATTCTGATCAAGAAAGGCATCGGTTTCAGCGCCAAACCCGGCGACCGGATTCCGGCCGATACCGATTTTGAACGGGTTTTTGTGATCGAGAATCCCGAGACCAGTCAACGGTTCAAACAGATCGTGGCCGAGAACGACGCGCGGCTGGTGGGGGTCTGTGAGGAGATCTTGCACATGATCTCGTCGGCCACCGGGGAACCCCTTGACGAAGAGTTGCACGTGCGTTTGACCGACCATATTGCCTTCACCGTTTTTCGCCTGCAGAATAACGACCAGATCGAAAATCCGTTTATGATCGAGATTGAGACCCTCTACCCTCAGGAATTGGCGTTGGCCAAGGAAGCAATCAAAATGTTGGAGAAGGCCCTCAATCTCCAAATTCCCGAGGACGAAGCCGGGTTTATTGCCCTGCATATTCATTCTTTAAAAACCAGGGATAAACTCTCCAATTCAGTCAAATACGCTTATATCTGTAATTCGGCTTTGGAGATTATCGAGGATGAGTTGGGGATTGCGGTCGACCGTAAATCCCTTGACTACGCGCGGTTTGCTTCGCATATTCGCTATGCGGTCGAAAGAATTATCAAGGGTAATCCGATTAAAAACGAACTCCTGCCCGCCATCAAGAAGACCTATAAGGACTCCTATCGTTTGGCCAAGTTGGTCGGGAAGATGATGGAAGAAGAGCTCTATGCGGAGGTACCCCAGGAAGAACTGGGCTACCTGACACTCCATATCGAAAGATTAAAAAATGCTCTTGACAACTAA
- the nagE gene encoding N-acetylglucosamine-specific PTS transporter subunit IIBC, translating to MNGNFLGKLQRLGKALMTPVAVMPAAALLLRLGSGDVLDLPWMANAGAAVFNNLPLLFAIGIAIGLADENNGVAGLAAAVGYWVLTLVATTFDAGINMGVLAGIIAGLIAAMMYNKYKAVRLPDFLGFFGGRRFVPIITSFVALILGVIAGFVWPLIQNYISTFGNVIATSGAVGGFFFGFLNRLLIPFGLHHVINSFAWFQFGEYVNAAGQTITGDLSRFFAGDPTAGVFMTGFFPIMMFGLPAACLAMIATAKPENRKSVAGMLLGVAFTSFLTGITEPIEFLFMFLAPVLYVLHALLSGISLALTNALGMRCGFGFSAGFIDYFLNFGISANPIGLLVVGVVFGVIYYLVFVYFIKKLDIPTPGRITEESAVLSGLSNTELRDRAAEVLAALGGKENIKVIDACVTRIRITAIDGEKVDEARLRELGATAVLKLPGNNFQIVVGTVADPLVTHMKAVMTAKNISG from the coding sequence ATGAACGGAAACTTTTTGGGTAAACTGCAACGTCTGGGGAAGGCCTTGATGACCCCGGTGGCAGTGATGCCGGCGGCGGCGCTGTTGCTGCGCTTGGGTTCCGGTGATGTCCTTGATCTGCCCTGGATGGCCAATGCCGGGGCCGCTGTCTTTAACAACCTGCCGCTGTTGTTTGCCATCGGAATTGCCATTGGCTTGGCCGACGAGAACAACGGGGTGGCCGGGCTGGCCGCGGCCGTTGGCTACTGGGTGCTGACTTTGGTGGCCACCACCTTTGATGCGGGCATCAACATGGGTGTCCTCGCCGGTATCATTGCTGGTCTTATCGCTGCGATGATGTACAACAAGTACAAAGCAGTTCGTCTTCCTGATTTCCTCGGGTTCTTTGGCGGGAGAAGGTTTGTGCCGATTATCACTTCATTTGTCGCTTTAATCCTGGGCGTAATTGCCGGTTTTGTCTGGCCGTTGATTCAGAATTACATCAGCACTTTCGGGAATGTGATTGCGACCTCGGGTGCGGTTGGCGGCTTTTTCTTCGGTTTCCTCAACCGCTTGCTGATCCCCTTCGGTTTGCACCACGTGATCAACTCCTTCGCCTGGTTCCAGTTTGGGGAGTATGTTAACGCCGCCGGGCAAACCATCACCGGCGACCTGTCCCGTTTCTTCGCCGGGGACCCCACGGCCGGTGTCTTTATGACCGGTTTCTTCCCGATTATGATGTTTGGTCTCCCCGCTGCTTGTCTGGCGATGATCGCCACGGCCAAACCGGAAAACCGGAAATCTGTCGCCGGTATGCTTCTTGGTGTGGCCTTCACCTCTTTCTTAACCGGGATCACCGAGCCGATCGAGTTCCTCTTCATGTTCTTGGCACCGGTCCTGTACGTCCTGCATGCGCTGTTGAGCGGTATTAGCTTGGCGCTGACCAACGCTTTGGGTATGCGCTGCGGCTTTGGTTTCTCGGCCGGTTTCATCGACTATTTCCTCAACTTCGGGATCTCCGCGAACCCGATTGGCCTTTTGGTGGTCGGTGTCGTCTTTGGTGTGATCTACTACCTTGTCTTCGTCTACTTCATTAAGAAACTGGATATTCCGACTCCAGGCCGGATTACGGAAGAGTCGGCGGTACTGTCCGGGTTAAGCAATACCGAACTGCGCGACCGGGCGGCGGAAGTCCTGGCGGCGCTGGGCGGGAAGGAAAACATCAAAGTGATTGATGCTTGCGTCACCAGAATCCGGATTACCGCGATCGACGGCGAAAAAGTGGATGAAGCCCGCTTGCGGGAACTGGGTGCCACCGCGGTCTTAAAACTGCCGGGGAACAACTTCCAGATTGTCGTAGGGACCGTGGCCGACCCGTTGGTGACCCACATGAAAGCAGTAATGACCGCCAAGAATATCAGCGGTTAA
- a CDS encoding DUF7916 family protein, which translates to MVKRLLDCDTSDLAKMTKDEILTAIAASEGRVLVSEVIGVIPPLLFDISNAELVAACGADLILLNMLDLDQPDYFGLPPHEPAEVINVIKRLTGRLIGVNLEAVGENTTLPPGRRASAVNARKARAMGADFIVLTGNPGTAASNRVISKVLAEIAGEVGDELIIAAGKMHAAGLRHESGEQLVTAQDVEEFITAGCDIVLLPAPGTVPGITMEYIKGLVQLAHSRGVLTMTTVGTSQEGADEQTVRQIALLAKMTGTDLHHIGDAGYPGIAVPENIIAYSIAIRGRRHTYRRMARSINR; encoded by the coding sequence ATGGTAAAAAGACTGCTTGACTGCGATACCTCGGATTTGGCGAAGATGACGAAGGATGAGATCCTCACCGCCATTGCCGCCAGTGAAGGGCGGGTGCTGGTCAGTGAGGTGATTGGCGTCATTCCGCCGCTGCTCTTTGACATCAGCAATGCCGAACTGGTGGCGGCCTGTGGTGCGGATCTTATCCTCCTTAACATGCTTGATCTGGACCAGCCGGACTACTTTGGCCTGCCTCCCCACGAACCGGCTGAAGTCATTAACGTAATTAAAAGGTTGACGGGAAGGTTAATCGGGGTTAATCTGGAAGCAGTCGGTGAAAATACCACTTTACCCCCGGGGCGGCGGGCTTCGGCGGTAAACGCCCGGAAGGCCCGGGCGATGGGGGCGGACTTCATTGTCTTGACGGGGAATCCGGGGACGGCCGCTTCCAACCGGGTGATCAGCAAAGTCCTGGCCGAGATTGCCGGGGAAGTGGGGGATGAACTGATCATTGCCGCCGGGAAAATGCATGCGGCCGGCCTCCGCCACGAAAGTGGCGAACAATTGGTCACCGCCCAGGATGTGGAGGAGTTTATCACCGCCGGTTGTGATATTGTTTTACTGCCCGCGCCGGGGACCGTGCCCGGAATTACCATGGAGTATATCAAAGGCCTGGTGCAGCTGGCCCATTCCCGCGGGGTGCTCACGATGACTACGGTCGGCACTTCCCAGGAAGGGGCTGACGAGCAGACCGTGCGGCAGATAGCCCTGCTGGCCAAGATGACCGGGACCGACTTGCACCACATTGGGGATGCAGGCTACCCCGGAATTGCGGTTCCGGAAAACATAATCGCTTACAGCATAGCGATTCGGGGGCGTCGGCATACCTACCGGCGGATGGCGCGCTCCATCAACCGGTGA
- the nagA gene encoding N-acetylglucosamine-6-phosphate deacetylase, with protein MKAIKNIRLITTEGIKEGQAVVYDQTIREVLPEKELPAGCTVMDGGGAYLSAGFIDLHIHGCAGYDTMDEDDRALKVIADRLVATGVTAFLPTTMTMDRARIERALDRIAAAMSGAPGQGAQVLGCNLEGPFLSPENKGAHDERYMIGPDFAWIRPYLGVIRVLTVAPELEGALDFIRQLVAAGVVVSIGHTKATYEEAAKGIAAGASLITHLFNAMTPLHHRQPGVVGAALSHPVACEVIADNIHSVPEIHKLLVKIKPVTELVLVTDAMRACLLADGTYDLGGMTVHVKEGQARLESGTLAGSTLVMNVALRNFYRNTGLPLAEIVKMATLNPARILRLADRKGSIAPGKDADLVLWDEDFNVLMTIVAGETVFTGRI; from the coding sequence ATGAAAGCGATCAAAAACATCAGATTAATTACGACGGAAGGAATCAAAGAAGGCCAAGCGGTGGTCTACGACCAAACTATCCGGGAGGTTCTTCCGGAAAAAGAGCTTCCCGCCGGCTGTACGGTCATGGACGGGGGCGGGGCCTACCTGTCGGCCGGGTTTATTGATCTTCATATCCACGGGTGTGCCGGATACGACACCATGGATGAGGACGACCGGGCTTTAAAGGTCATTGCCGACCGTTTGGTCGCCACCGGGGTGACCGCTTTTCTCCCCACCACGATGACGATGGACCGCGCCCGGATCGAACGGGCCTTGGACCGGATCGCCGCGGCGATGTCCGGCGCGCCGGGCCAAGGGGCGCAAGTATTAGGCTGTAATCTGGAAGGACCTTTTCTCAGCCCGGAAAATAAGGGAGCCCATGATGAACGCTACATGATTGGGCCCGATTTTGCGTGGATCCGGCCCTACCTCGGTGTGATCCGGGTGTTGACCGTTGCCCCGGAACTGGAGGGGGCCTTGGACTTTATCCGGCAACTGGTCGCCGCCGGGGTCGTTGTCTCCATTGGTCATACGAAAGCCACCTATGAAGAAGCGGCCAAGGGGATCGCGGCCGGTGCCTCCCTGATTACTCACCTGTTTAACGCCATGACTCCCCTGCACCATCGCCAACCGGGTGTGGTCGGGGCGGCTCTATCCCATCCGGTGGCCTGTGAAGTGATTGCCGATAACATTCACAGCGTTCCGGAGATCCATAAACTGCTGGTGAAGATTAAACCTGTGACCGAACTGGTCTTGGTGACCGATGCGATGCGGGCCTGCCTCTTGGCGGACGGCACGTATGATTTAGGCGGGATGACCGTCCATGTCAAAGAAGGCCAAGCCCGTCTCGAAAGCGGTACTTTGGCGGGGAGTACGTTGGTGATGAATGTTGCGTTGCGTAATTTCTACCGTAACACCGGGCTTCCCCTGGCGGAGATTGTCAAGATGGCAACTTTAAACCCGGCGCGGATTCTGCGGCTGGCGGACCGGAAAGGGAGTATCGCTCCAGGGAAGGATGCCGACCTGGTCTTGTGGGATGAAGATTTTAATGTTTTAATGACGATTGTGGCGGGCGAAACGGTCTTCACGGGCCGGATCTGA
- a CDS encoding PTS sugar transporter subunit IIA, translating to MLNFFKKDKIIEIKAPVRGEAVDLSVVPDPVFADKMVGDGLAFKPEEGVLYAPVDGEVVQVFPTKHALGLRTKEGLEVLIHIGIDTVEMRGEGFTSFVEPKQWVKAGDKLLEFDLELIAAKGKSTLSPLVIANMPVVKELKSCLGPVTPRTTVIKVKL from the coding sequence ATGCTAAACTTCTTCAAAAAAGATAAAATTATAGAAATTAAAGCACCGGTCAGGGGAGAGGCCGTTGACCTCAGTGTTGTCCCGGATCCGGTCTTTGCGGATAAGATGGTTGGTGACGGTTTGGCCTTTAAACCGGAGGAGGGAGTGCTTTACGCCCCGGTCGACGGTGAAGTGGTGCAGGTTTTCCCAACCAAGCACGCTCTTGGGCTACGGACGAAAGAAGGGTTGGAGGTTTTAATCCATATCGGGATCGATACGGTGGAGATGCGGGGTGAGGGCTTTACCAGCTTTGTCGAGCCCAAGCAGTGGGTTAAAGCCGGCGACAAGCTGTTGGAGTTTGATCTGGAATTGATCGCCGCCAAAGGGAAATCCACGCTCAGCCCGCTCGTGATCGCCAATATGCCGGTGGTCAAAGAGCTTAAAAGTTGCTTGGGGCCGGTCACCCCGCGGACAACGGTGATAAAAGTGAAGCTCTAG